The sequence AGATACTCACTCTGACATCGCCCTAATGAAGCAGAACACATCCACAGAATCAGCATCATAATATAATCAGTTGAACGATAgaaatcaaactcacatcaacctTCCTTATAATCGTAGTTACAGCCCCCCCATTCCTTATCTTAGAATACACGGGTAACTTCCCTCCATCACTCCTGTTCACATGATACCATCCTTCCTGTCGTAGAGTCGAGCTCGATCCTGAGGCTACGCTATCGGATATTGTTGAAGAAGGCaaagtagaggaggaagcgatTGCTGGAGtagggggaagagggggtggtgCTCGTTTGCCTCGGGAGGCCATTCGTGCTAGGGATAGTATCGTGGGACGCATCTTGTGTTGTCTTGCTGAATATAGGGTATGGGTGGTCGATCGATGACTTGATGTTATGTTGACTCTTCAAAGTTGTTGAATCGTATTGGACTTTCATCCGTAATTCTTCGGCTCGAGGTCGAAGAAATTCGTTATGAGGGAATTGTAGCGAGAGATTTGATTCCGCTATAGTATCACCACGTGGCAGCACAGATCCAAGGCGCAATCTATGCACTTGATCTTTGATGCCCTttgtatgcatatatatctGTATCTTTGCGACGCTCATATGACCTACGAACAGCATGATACTACCTATGCACGAGGCTTGAATTGTACAGCCCTAATGTGAATACCAACGACTACTCGTATGGTAATGTTGTGTAGTAGTATTGCTCGTGCTCACCGCCACGACGCGTCTTTTTGACTGTCGCCGCACTACACGCACAATAGAAAGAATTGTTACTCACAGATCTGcagatcctcatcctcatcctctttgatATCCCTCACCCCGTCATTCAACCACATACCCCTTCATCTATATATCCTCATCAGACTCTGATCATCACGACATCCCTAAGAGAACGACCCACTTCACAGCCTACACCGATCACGAACTTTCCAACCCCCCAAAATATCCgttcctttctcttcataGCCATATTCCCACGTTGACGACGCTTTCACCACTTGACGTGCGACGACTATTACGACCATCACATTGAatcatatcaatcatatcaatcatatAATCAGCGCTATCTCTGCATCTGTCAACCGAGGAGTCTGCACGTTGATCCTTCATCACACGATAACGCGCACTTGCTGTGTTCTCTGTTGCCTTGACAATAGTAAGATCAGACGGTAGATTCTAGTGAGTTACAAAGCAAACGAGTCCCAAGAGTGAATCGAAATCTCACCGTTGCTCCCCAGCTCGTAGCTCCTAGACCCATACAATATCTTACCCCCTTCACTCCCCAGTAATCACATCACGATGACCTCCCCCAACCCAGCGGACCATCCGCTCCCAATCTCACCAGACCCCAACATCTCCCCCATCGCCACCGTCCCACTAGCCCTCCCACCCGACACACCAGATTTCACCGCCCCTCCTGCTTCCTCCGACCCCTCACCCGAGACGGAAGCTCTAATCGCATCCTTACAATCTTCCCTCGCCACCGCCCAACACACCATATCAACCCAGACCACTCGCCTATCATCTTTATCAGACGTGGAGACCGAGCTAGGTCAGCTCAAAGATCAATATGCGTTCCTATCAGCCGCAAAAGAGGCTGTAGAAACCCAGCTccaagaggagatcaagaagcgTGAGGTGGCAGAAGAGAATGTGGAGATGCTCCGAGGGCAGGTCGAACAGGCCCGAAGGGGGGTTATGACTCTTCAGAAGCAGGAGGCAGATCGAAAGCGCATGAGTACCATATCTGGCTACTCAACTGCCAACGGAGTCTTGGGATTGGGGTTGAacggtgaagaggagatactgAGCTCGGCGACGGAGAGGGATAGTGCAAGTTCGAGGGAAAGTAAATTGGTGAAAAGGCAATCTATAATGAGGTCCCACAGGAGACAATCAAGTCAATCTGAACCTTCCATCAACGAGTTACATGAACGAGGGTCTCTGGTCACTTCACCAAATATGCAGAACTCCCGAGATCCCAGCGGAACATTACGACCGATCGGTCAAGGAGGATTGAGAGAATTGAGATTGGGTCATACACCCCCCTCTGCCACTCTTCCATCAGCCAACTTACCTTCTCCCAACGTCCCTCTTTCCGGTGCCAACAATCCACACCAGTCGGGATACTTTGACGATCATACTTCCGAGCCTCCCTCTTCTGTCACCTCAAAAACATCCGAATTACCTTTCAAAAAGGAGATCGAAGCGGTGGAAGAAGCTACGAAATTACGAAATGAGCTATCAGTTTTGCAAAGTGAATTAGAAGAAAGCGAGGAAGCTAGGATGGCTAGTGAATCGTGTTTGAAGGCTTTGAGGGAATTCATGGCTCAGGATCCCAATTCTACTACATcgggtgaaggtgaaggaggaggagaaatGACCATGTCCACGGCGGATTTGTTAAAGGGAATTAGATTACCTCCCTTACCTACCGATAGAGATGCCGACGAAGAACAACGCAATGCAGAGGCCGAGAAAGCTAAACCGGCAGCGGGAGGGTGGGGGTTCAAATTATGGAATGCTAAACCCACTTCACCAGGGAAAGAGGTTCCTCATGGTGCGGTGTCACCCCAACAAAAGACACTATCACCTATTGAGAATCGCTCAAGAGCTGGGTCCACAGCGACGGTCTCTCCTTTACCTACACCCGCTACCGATGATATCGCCACGCCCACTTCTGGACTGACAGCCTCTACTACTGTCAGCTCACAAACCCCTTTGAGCAGCTTTGTGAGCAATTGGACGAAGGGAGTGACTAGTCCACCTACCACCGCGGGTATATCCTCGCCTCAGACCGAACGACCGACAAATAGCAGGAAAATTAGCGTGACCAACTTCTTCTCGCGAGGAGCCAAGAAAGAAGTCCCGCCTTCCGCTGAGGCTTTgaaggaggaaaaggaattACCTACCCCGCCTGAGATTGTAGGTGCGGAAGATACCGGATCTTCAGATGTCAAGATTAGTTTGGAACCTAGTCCTGAGATTGGGACGAGGGAGTTGATATTTGAGGATTCTCGTAGATACT comes from Kwoniella bestiolae CBS 10118 chromosome 1, complete sequence and encodes:
- a CDS encoding mitochondrial 54S ribosomal protein mL49 — its product is MRPTILSLARMASRGKRAPPPLPPTPAIASSSTLPSSTISDSVASGSSSTLRQEGWYHVNRSDGGKLPVYSKIRNGGAVTTIIRKVDGDVRTLQTQLTSYLSDLHIDPFTHSPKVTVRPTNNHLQIKGHWVDEVKGWLEGRGF